From a region of the Oryzias melastigma strain HK-1 linkage group LG4, ASM292280v2, whole genome shotgun sequence genome:
- the LOC112150358 gene encoding protein NYNRIN-like translates to MTIIVKGKPVDFIVDSGATYSVIRASELPGTKLSGRFLYSVSASGSETKEIFSAPLPCTVEAQPPFKHSFLMSHCCPFNLLGRDLMLTLGVGLQSTPEGMMVQRNSKFVPQLCKISTCFPPFTVYQWWINYESSLKLLDLATQRMSTASAQLMRPENLHCTAYVTSEYDHAYEQRFLSTLPDSLEAHDLFWSQARCAASVSLTPDQSDFFLVKNSVAHISLAKSEIDQWRDLGPWVKACTHVTDWQESHNSFVLFSPSLQAYKMRVSNVMSAMRAITLTSDQPHLPSTLLSQSHTIPELESVPESVWASHKYDVGLIKNCEPLVVTPKSHFRPRRAQYPLKPEAIAGITPVFESFLKSGIITRYDHSPVNTPILPVKKYRPPPAPEEWRFVQDLTSVNAAVHSCAPCVPNPYTLLSNVPPDSKWFSVLDLSNAFFSVPVHPDSQFWFAFQFNGQGYTFTRMPQGFCDSPTVYNRALAASLSSFSPQPGSALLQYVDDLMICAPTREQCVTDTVALLHHLAAEGHKVSRHKMQFVQKEVTFLGHVISAQGKCLSSKHLTAIQQAPRPETVKQLLSFIGLCSYCRTFVPNFSELTKPLGDLTRSKPMSYKIQWSPEAEKSFTSLKIALQSPPTLGLPDPSKPFTQTVDERKGCMTSVLLQDHGGSLRPVAYFSCKLDPVAAGFPRCLRAIAAAEKALAASRDLVGYSPLTLLVPHEVHLILAEHRSSHFSLPRFLKYHTCLLELPNVTVKRCSVLNPATLLPTPDDGSPHDCVAELSLTCSPRPDMTDQPLTNPDFVFFVDGSASRDPHTGHCRAAYAVCSSHETVESAPLPCHFSAQAAELVALTRACHLAAGKSATIYTDSRYAFGVVHDFGTLWRHRGFLKSDGKPILHHKLVSDLLDALLLPSQVAVCKCVAHTNSFDPISIGNSRADAAAKEAALLPPPSLSLSALSAGSQSVPSSLSAVQSLATPADIRLWKQADAKHTPDGWMGPNGKPCLPSALFPHFAKLTHGLDHVSKGGMMSAIGQNWFTKGFTSYAQKFCQACMVCASHNPGRQTSNTQKAAHPPPTGPFEHVMMDFIELSPAEGKKYCLVMVDMWSKWVEAFPTSKADASAVARALLSEIIPRWGIPQKISSDNGAHFANEAVSQISLHLGIDIRKHCAYHPASGGAVERENGTLKNKLAKCCEETGLTWPKALPLVLMYMRMRKRGRTNLSPFEILFAAPPNTGIGPPKAPPPETALCESNVLTYCVNLTKTLSNIRSQVAVALPRPADGQLHSLSPGDFVLVKSFRRHRWNHHRWVGPYQILLTTQTAVKVAERATWIHASHCRRVPPPDQHPALSAVPVQRTGLSSCIASRRNSVE, encoded by the coding sequence ATGACAATCATTGTAAAAGGAAAACCTGTCGATTTTATTGTAGATTCCGGTGCTACTTATTCTGTAATACGCGCCTCTGAGTTGCCAGGTACAAAATTAAGTGGTAGATTCCTATATTCTGTGAGTGCCAGTGGATCGGAAACAAAAGAAATTTTTTCTGCTCCACTGCCATGCACAGTTGAGGCACAGCCTCCATTTAAGCATTCATTTCTGATGTCACACTGCTGCCCTTTCAATTTACTGGGGCGTGACCTCATGCTTACTTTAGGCGTCGGCTTACAGTCAACTCCTGAAGGAATGATGGTCCAAAGAAATTCTAAATTTGTCCCTCAACTTTGCAAAATATCCACCTGCTTCCCACCCTTTACTGTCTATCAATGGTGGATAAATTATGAGTCATCCCTGAAACTTCTTGACCTTGCAACTCAGAGGATGTCCACAGCTAGTGCACAGCTGATGAGACCCGAGAATTTACATTGTACTGCTTATGTGACCTCTGAGTACGATCATGCATATGAACAGCGCTTCCTATCCACACTGCCTGATTCCTTAGAGGCACATGATCTTTTTTGGTCTCAAGCACGATGTGCTGCATCAGTTTCTTTAACACCTGatcagtctgatttttttctggtaaagaATAGCGTCGCACACATCTCCCTGGCTAAGTCTGAGATTGATCAGTGGAGAGACCTAGGTCCATGGGTAAAAGCTTGCACCCATGTTACAGACTGGCAAGAATCTCATAATAGCTTTGTTCTTTTCTCCCCCTCCCTCCAAGCCTACAAAATGAGAGTATCGAATGTCATGTCTGCTATGCGTGCCATTACTCTTACTTCTGATCAGCCTCATCTCCCCTCCACACTTTTATCACAGTCACACACGATTCCAGAACTTGAATCTGTTCCGGAATCTGTGTGGGCTTCTCACAAATATGATGTTGGACTTATAAAAAACTGTGAGCCCCTCGTTGTAACTCCCAAATCCCATTTCAGACCCCGCAGAGCTCAATATCCTTTGAAACCTGAAGCCATTGCTGGCATCACTCCagtttttgagtcttttttgaAATCCGGCATTATAACCAGATATGATCATTCTCCTGTGAACACGCCCATCCTTCCGGTAAAAAAGTACCGCCCCCCTCCTGCACCGGAAGAATGGCGCTTTGTTCAAGACCTCACTTCTGTTAATGCAGCTGTGCATTCATGTGCCCCTTGTGTCCCAAACCCTTACACTCTTCTGTCTAACGTTCCTCCTGACTCTAAGTGGTTTTCTGTTCTTGACCTCTCTAACGCTTTCTTCTCTGTTCCTGTTCATCCTGATTCTCAGTTTTGGTTTGCCTTCCAGTTCAACGGGCAAGGCTACACCTTCACCCGCATGCCACAGGGATTCTGTGACTCTCCTACTGTGTATAACAGAGCTCTTGCTGCTTCTCTCTCTTCCTTCTCCCCCCAGCCAGGCTCTGCCCTGTTGCAGTATGTTGATGATTTGATGATCTGCGCACCCACACGAGAACAGTGTGTAACTGACACAGTTGCTCTCTTGCATCATCTAGCAGCTGAAGGTCATAAGGTCAGCAGACACAAGATGCAGTTTGTACAAAAAGAAGTTACGTTTTTGGGCCATGTCATAAGTGCACAAGGTAAATGCCTCTCTTCGAAACATCTGACCGCAATCCAACAGGCGCCGAGACCGGAGACTGTTAAGCAACTCCTGTCTTTCATCGGATTGTGTTCCTATTGTAGAACATTTGTtccaaacttttcagaactCACTAAACCTCTAGGTGACTTAACAAGATCAAAACCCATGAGCTACAAAATACAGTGGTCCCCAGAAGCTGAAAAATCATTTACTTCTCTGAAAATAGCTCTACAGTCACCTCCTACTCTGGGCCTTCCTGACCCGTCTAAGCCCTTCACACAAACTGTTGATGAGCGAAAAGGTTGTATGACATCTGTGCTTCTCCAGGATCATGGTGGCTCACTTCGACCAGTGGCTTATTTCTCCTGTAAGCTCGATCCTGTAGCTGCTGGCTTTCCTCGCTGTCTCCGAGCCATCGCTGCAGCGGAGAAGGCTCTTGCGGCCTCCAGAGATCTTGTGGGCTATTCACCCCTGACCCTGCTGGTCCCTCATGAGGTACACCTCATCCTGGCTGAGCACCGCTCATCTCACTTTTCCCTCCCCAGATTTCTGAAATATCATACCTGCCTGCTCGAGCTGCCGAACGTTACTGTTAAAAGATGTTCGGTCTTAAATCCTGCTACACTTTTACCCACACCTGATGACGGATCTCCTCATGACTGTGTTGCTGAATTGTCCCTTACCTGCTCACCTCGACCTGACATGACTGACCAACCTTTGACCAACCctgactttgttttctttgttgatGGATCCGCCTCCCGTGATCCACACACTGGCCATTGTCGAGCCGCCTATGCAGTCTGTTCTTCACATGAGACTGTTGAGTCTGCTCCTTTACCATGTCATTTCTCTGCCCAGGCTGCTGAACTTGTGGCTCTCACTCGAGCATGTCATCTTGCAGCTGGGAAATCTGCTACTATCTATACAGACTCACGTTATGCCTTTGGTGTCGTTCATGATTTTGGCACTCTTTGGCGTCATAGAGGTTTCTTGAAATCGGATGGAAAACCCATCCTTCATCACAAACTTGTTTCTGATCTTTTGGACGCTCTTCTGCTGCCATCGCAGGTagctgtgtgtaaatgtgttgcTCACACTAACTCTTTTGATCCCATTTCCATAGGTAACAGCCGTGCGGATGCTGCTGCCAAGGAAGCTGCTCTcctcccccccccctccctttcTCTTTCTGCCCTCTCTGCTGGTTCTCAGTCAGTTCCCTCCTCTCTCTCTGCAGTTCAGTCACTGGCTACTCCCGCTGATATTCGTCTTTGGAAACAGGCTGATGCTAAACACACGCCTGACGGTTGGATGGGACCGAATGGGAAACCCTGTCTGCCCTCTGCTCTCTTTCCTCACTTCGCGAAATTGACCCATGGGTTAGACCACGTGTCAAAAGGAGGGATGATGAGTGCCATCGGACAGAACTGGTTCACTAAAGGTTTCACAAGTTATGCGCAAAAATTTTGTCAAGCATGTATGGTTTGTGCTTCTCACAATCCAGGCAGACAGACATCAAACACCCAGAAGGCCGCCCATCCACCCCCCACTGGCCCATTTGAGCATGTGATGATGGATTTCATTGAACTTTCACCGGCTGAaggtaaaaaatattgtttagtCATGGTGGATATGTGGTCAAAATGGGTTGAAGCTTTTCCAACATCTAAGGCTGACGCCTCTGCGGTAGCACGAGCTCTTCTAAGTGAAATCATTCCTAGATGGGGTATACCACAAAAAATATCAAGTGATAATGGTGCTCACTTTGCCAATGAAGCTGTGTCACAGATCTCTCTTCACTTAGGTATTGACATCAGGAAACATTGTGCGTACCATCCAGCCAGTGGAGGAGCTGTGGAGCGAGAGAATGggactttgaaaaacaaactagcTAAGTGTTGTGAAGAAACTGGCCTCACTTGGCCGAAAGCTCTACCTCTTGTCCTGATGTACATGCGCATGCGTAAAAGAGGAAGGACTAATTTAAGTCCTTTTGAAATTTTGTTTGCAGCTCCCCCCAACACAGGAATAGGACCCCCGAAGGCTCCTCCTCCAGAGACAGCATTGTGTGAAAGTAATGTCCTAACCTATTGTGTAAATCTCACTAAGACTCTTTCAAACATCAGGTCCCAGGTGGCTGTTGCCCTCCCGCGTCCAGCTGATGGTCAGCTTCACTCCCTCAGCCCTGGAGACTTCGTTCTGGTGAAAAGCTTCAGAAGGCACAGGTGGAACCATCACCGCTGGGTGGGGCCCTACCAGATCCTCCTGACCACACAGACGGCAGTGAAGGTCGCTGAGAGGGCTACGTGGATCCACGCATCGCACTGCAGGAGAGTTCCACCACCGGACCAGCACCCGGCTTTGAGTGCAGTTCCTGTACAGCGGACTGGTTTGTCCAGCTGCATCGCCTCGAGGAGAAACAGTGTGGAGTGA